Proteins from a genomic interval of Arvicola amphibius chromosome 10, mArvAmp1.2, whole genome shotgun sequence:
- the LOC119824947 gene encoding 60S ribosomal protein L37-like → MTKGTSSFGKCRNKTHTWCRRCGSKAYDLQKSTCGKCGYPAKSKKKYNWSARAKRRNITRTGQRRHLKIVYRRFRHGFHEGTTPKPKRAAVAESSSS, encoded by the coding sequence ATGACGAAAGGAACGTCATCCTTCGGGAAGTGTCGCAACAAGACGCACACATGGTGCCGCCGCTGTGGCTCTAAGGCCTACGACCTTCAGAAGTCTACCTGTGGCAAATGCGGCTACCCTGCCAAGTCCAAGAAAAAGTATAACTGGAGTGCCAGGGCTAAGAGACGAAACATTACCAGGACTGGGCAGAGGAGGCACCTAAAAATTGTCTACCGAAGGTTCAGACATGGATTCCATGAAGGGACAACCCCTAAACCCAAGAGGGCAGCTGTTGCAGAATCCAGTTCATCTTGA